The genomic DNA ACTAATCATTTGTGCCTTGGTAATTGATATTACTGTTCCTGTGGTGTTGCATGAAGCATGGTTACCTTTAGTGGAGTTCACCTTTTTTGTGTGGATATGCATTGTTTACTTTTGACATCCTTTTCACCTTTTCCTCCATGAGATCATCAGCTTGTCAATTCTTGCTTACTGGACATTTTGACCAATTAGCGGTGGCATGATGAGTTTGCATCCTTATTAATTTTTCCCCGGTCACATTCCACGACTGAGGATATGGCGGTATTTTGTTAGTTCACCATCCCCATCAAGCAATCCCACTTCACTAGTAGTTTTGTATTAGTtgtatcccccccccccccccattttttttttcttttctattcttGGCTTAGCTCACTTAGAACTGCCTTTGTGTGCATTGTTTATATAAACTTTCTGGTTGTGTCAAATGTTGTTGAGATCAGAAGTGGGGCAAGAAGGAATTGTTGTTAGTACTAGCTAGGACCCTGCTTAGCTTGCTTCCTAGTCACATTTCCAAACTGGGTTGTCAGCCAATCTTGTTGGAAAACATGACATTCAAGGCTTCATCAAAGCACTTTGCCcccacacccaaggggtgccgGCCATGCCATTTGCAGGATTGTCCTCTGATAACATGCTGCTTGCTCATTATGGAGTGTACATGAGAGAGGTTGAGGGAGGCAAACAAAGCATTGTTGGATTGTCATTCCTAGAGGGTGGAGTTCCATGATTGGGGATGGCTCCTCTCTCCTACAAGGCTACAATTCTACAAAGCTTGCTTTTGTGGTCAGCCCTCCCTCTCTTTTTTCTGTCCCAGGGGTCCACCATTCTTCCAAGTGACTAGTCCTTTTCTCACAGCAGAAGCCGTGCCCTGTTGTCTCTTGTTCTGGAGTAGGAGGTACTGCAACTGGCACGAGGTCAGCAGCATGGAAAGACACTGatgattttgctaacccccTTTGTTGCTCAGCTCAGAGGCTTGGACTCGGAGAAAAAGCTGCGAATGGTTTTTGGGGAGGAATGATGATGATAGTCGGGCGTGGTTGTTGGATGTGCCAATCCCATTCGGGGAACAGTTTGCCGCAACAGTCACAGTGGTTTGGTTTCTGATCTGATGGCATGGGGATGGCTGCCTTTTGTTAGATAGAGGGGGAGAGCAGAGCTCCATTATTCCAAACACATCTTATCGGAATTTATGAATTCCATCATTTTTTTTGAGCAAGTATGAATTCCATCATTTAAAAAAGGCGAAATGATAGAGCATCAATCAATATAGTAGAAATAATAAAAAGGTTAATTTGAAATCGAAACTCCTGAGACAGCCAAGAAAATAGAAAATAGTAGCAAGAAAAGAGATGGAGCACTGATGGGGGAAGAAGAGCAGCAAATTAAAATTCAGGTGCTGGCCTTGTGAATTCTGACGGGCCGACCCGAAGAGCAATAAATATTGTTGCTGGAAGAGGCATGGGCGCATGGCTCACTCGTCCTGCAGATAGTCCGATATGGTGCAGTTGCACGCTTCCCATGATGCTGTATTAGTCAGCGTGTTCCTTGATTGATCTAGCAGCTGCTGCCTGCAGAGCAATTAGCAGTGCTCAGttcctgtttggatacaaactcctaaagtttagtagtgtactaaagtttaggatccTTAgttctaaagtttagtacaggGTTGTTTGGATAGACTACTAATCTCTAGGACCTTAGAGGGAAAATGTCATTTTTACCCctcaattactcctctaaactgttcacgtcattaatgCATGCAAGGGCAATAGAGGTAAAAGGGgacttggggaccacttttaagaGAAATAGGATACATTAGGACCCCTTgaccctcctaatgaaaatggccctcctaaaatttaggagtgcacttttaggacccatgtttggatgcacaagtcctaaaagcaTCTTAAAAGTGAACTCCTAatctttaggagggtgtatccaaacaagccctcaATTAGGTTTGGTGTTAGGGAAGCCCATTGCGCGTACCCTGGTGCTATATCCTCTTTGTTTGGACCCAGGGAAGATCTGGACATGAGTTCATTCGCCCGCGTTGGCCTTGCAATGAGTTGTGGCCCTGCTTGAAACGCACCACAGAGAGAAACGGCCTCTATCTTTGACACAGGTTCAGCCTTTTCCGTTTCCCACAGGACAGATTATACACTTTGTAAATTCTGATCTAATAATAACgaaagaaagaaatataaaaaagaacagttttttttattttcagccACGGAAAAAATGGCCACAACCACAAAGTGCCTCTCGAGTCTCGATCAAATGTGCACGGGCACGTCAGCACGTGTGGGTGTAGGACGCCACTGTTGTGGATCCGGATTAAGGTTCTTGATCGTCACCCTCGCACGTCGTCATTTTAGGAATGAAATCATCGCAAAGCTTATCGGATTGAATCTTACCCTCGTCCGCCTTTAGCGTCATCCAATTGTTGCTTACCTTCGTCAGGTCATCAGCGAAGGTACAaaacttttgtttttgtgtGGTTGCAGGTGCGCGGATTCAATCGAGTGGAGCGGAGGTACAGGGCGAACCCAGAGGAGGGATGTGGAGGTCCTAGGCTCCTTCGCGGTCGACAATACAAAACTCATTCAGGATCGTATGAGCGAAGGTGTTTTGGAATAGGACCATGTTATGAACATGATCCTGATAGTGTGCAGTACGTAACCCGTTTGGGGTGTACAAGTtggacttttttctttttttactaaAATGTGTAACATATTTCTAGAATATAGCGGTTGAATGAGGATAAATTTAGTATGTAAAAGTCCATTGGCCTCCCAAGGTACCACtcacattttttttaatacaagCTCTAAAGAGAATTCTATTTCCCATTTATATGTGATGTTCGGTAAAGAGCTTGCTCTGAACCTACGGCCACCGGCATCAAAATCCATCCACCGCGCCAAGAATCGTCAGCTCAACACACGTGCACCAGCGATGCAACCCGAAATCATCGACCGCCCATAAAACGACTGAGAGGGAAGCGACCGTCCCTTTCCGGCCCACCAAGCCCACCCACCAAGGCCGCCATTACTGGACAGTAGTAAGCCGACGAGGCTTCCGACCACCGCCAGCCCGCTGCcggtcctcctccgccaccaccagggcaccaccaccaccatgtccTTGTGGCGCGCGGccgcctcccgcctcctcctccgccgctcgccgccccttTCACCGTCCACCGCCGCTTCCTCCTACGCTCTCCTCCTCCACGCGCGCCCCTtctccccgcccccgcccccgcccccgcccccgccgcgtccGGCCCCAGCGGAGGCCGAGGTCACCCCGGCCGAGGCGCGTCGGCTGGTGCGCCTCGTGGGCGTCGAGGCGCTCAAGCACCGCCTGCGGGACGGCCGGGACGAGGTGGTGGGCTACTCCGAGCTCCTCGACGCATGTGTCGAGGCCGGCGCGGCACGGACGCacgccgaggccgaggagctCGCGCGGGCCATGGATGACGCCGGCGTCGTGCTGCTCTTCAGGGACAAGGCATACCTGCACCCCGAGAAGGTCACATTTCTGAAGCATTTCGTCATTCAGTTACTTCCTTTTAAACCACCTGCATCTCATTCTCATGACCGTTCTATTATTCCGGATTCCGATTCGGATAAGTCTTCCCCTTTTCCGGACCATTTGGATTTGGGTTTACATCCTTGCTAACCAGTTAAAAATGGAACTTAATCCAAAAATTCCTTCTTTCATAAAACAATAACCGCATCAAATCCCCCGAGCAACACCCTGTTCCAATATTCCCCTATTATTCGATATGATCTAGTCATACTGGCATTTCTTAGTCCTGTTTGTGACATGTAACTGTAAGAAGGTACTGTTTGTGAAACGGGGTTCTAGCATAAATTACCAGAACACTAAGGAAATGTTGTGACATAGGTCAAGATGCACGTGGAATTCTCAGCAATGTGCGTATGCAGTTAGCTGAACTGCCATAGGATCAACATGTACATGGAATTGCAGTAATTCATAGATTCAATGTAGGATGGTTATACATTCGTGTTACTACTTTGCGATTCCACTGTGTAGCTTCCAGTCCTCCTCAACCATTGTTTGTTCTTCACCTACCCTGGTCAGAACAAAGACCATATATTGCTCTAAGAGGAAAAGCGGAATCTTGTTAGTGTCGGCACTTGAAGCATCTAAGTATCCACCTGAGGTAAAGGTgttactttattctttgagTGTAGGCATTACATCAATAAAGACCTACCTGCACCCCGAGAAGGTCACATTTCTGACAGTTACATCATCCAGTTACTTCCTTTTAAATCACCTGCATCTCATGACCGTTTTATTCTGGATTACGATTCAGATAGATCCCTTTTACCAGCCCATTTGGATGGGTTCACATTCTTACTGATCAGTTAAAAATGGAACTTAACCTATAAATTCCCTCTTTATTAAAAACAAAATTCCATCAAATTCCCAGAGAAACACCCTGTTTCAGTATCCCTCTATTGTTTGAGATGAATTAGTCACCCTCCATTTCCTAGTCCTGTTTGTGGCATGTAAGAAGGTAGTCTTGTTTGTGGCATGGGGGTTCTAGCATCAGTTACTAGAAAACTGAGGAAAATGGTAACATTGGGTATTATCAAGAGGTGACATATGTCAAGATGCACATGGAATTACCCAGAGGATCAACATCTAGATGGAATTACAGAAATGTAAAGATTCAATGTAGGATGGTTATATGTTAACATTACAGCTACTTTGATTTGACTGTGTAGCCTGCAGTCCACCTCAACCGTTGCTTGTTCTTCACCTACCCTGGTCAGAACAAAGACCAGAGGAAAAGTGGAATCTTGTTAGTATCGTCCACGACACTTAAAATATCTAAGCATCCACCTCAGATAAAGCTATTATTTTATTCTTTGAGTGTAGATATTACATCAACAAAGGCTAAACGTTCAAGCAACAAGGATTGCATCATGTGTTTgagatttttcttttctgttgctTTCAGATGTAGCCTGTAGTGAAGTGACAATTTTGCTATTGTGACAGTGAAAATAATGCATATCAGCCTATTTAGTAAGAGTCAGTGGTTTCCTTACTTGCGTGCCAAGATGGGCAAAAGGAGTCATGATGTAATTTTCTGACTGAATCTTATATTGATTGATTATTGACTTTTTTTAGGTGGTGGACCTGGTTAAAAGAGCTGTGCCACTTGCACTCGGACCAGAGAATGACCCGAGAAAAGAGGAGTTTAAGCAGCTCCaggaaaagaaggaagagaTTGACAAGCTGGCACACAAGCAAGTGCGATGTATCCTATGGTCTGGCTTAGGGTTCTTCATGTGCCAAGTCGGGCTCTTCTTCCGTCTCACATTCTGGGAATTCTCATGGGATGTGATGGAGCCAATTGCCTTCTTCACCACTGCTTCTGGCCTGCTTGTTGGCTACGCCTATTTCCTCATCACCTCAAGGGACCCGACGTATCAGGACTTCATGGAGAGGCTGTTTTTATCGAGGCAGAGAAAGCTTTGCGCCGCACAGAAGTTTGATATGGAGAGGTACATGGAGTTGCAGAAGCACTGTAGGTGTCCCCTGGAAGGCCATCACCCTCATGGTCCCAAGCTTCATGGCTTGTGACACCACAGGAACTAAAGTTTCTCCTCTGTTACCTGAAGCTTCACACTGCACTCTCTAGGTTGTAGAACGGGCACTATTCACATGCCTTTCATCTGATACTATAGTCCGAGATAGCAATGTAGTCCTGATAGAATGCATGGATCATataagggttaccctttagctACTTATCAGAGATGAATGGTGAACCCAACTGAATGTTCAGACCTTGCTAATATATCATGTGTATTTTGACAGATTGTTTTGAGGACCTAAGTACCTAAAATGCTGAGCTATGCCGGTATATGTTCCAGGCATAGCCACCAAGAATACAAGATGACACAGGTTATGCAAGTCTCGAATAACACTTTCTTTTTTCGTTTGCTGTGCTTGATCGCAGATCTAAATCCAAGTTATGTTAGGCACAACCATCTGAATTCTCACTCTTTGGAGAACTGATGAAATTTGTACAGcaaaaagatcctaaattcaaaaaaatgaaTGCCATCGAGCAGAATAAACAACCATCCATTATGCCGCCAGTGGGATATCAGCATCACACAATAACAAAAACAATAACAAGCCTTGCGGCAGAGAACTACAGGCGACTATTTGCTAATTTAGGCATCATTTGCTGCTCCCTGTACATGATGTGCCACAGTCAACATTTGCCTTAGTATTGCTCTTGTACAGTGAGCAAAAGAAtagcataaaagaaaattataCAAAACATGAGCAGCAAGGGAACTGCACTTTTGCAATTCCAAGCAGCAAATGAAAAAGGTCATTCAATTGTGTATAAACTGGTGAAAGAACCGACACATCTCTTAGAGGGTCTGTAACTTTACTCCAAAGGTTTCACGCTGGTGTCCTCCTGATATCTTAGATGCTGAGTTGCTGACAATTGCAAGGTTTTGCAGAGGACATTTCAGTTTATTAGCCTTTTGGGATTTGAGCATCGCCTTCGCAGGGGTGTATTTGGGTCATCTGTAGGCCTGGAGTGATTTTCTAGTTACCATAACCTTGTCAATTCATTAAGTCCATGAGGTCCGCGGTTCAAATGCACAAAATGGTAGTATTTGGTGCATTTCATGGTACTGTTAATTAGTGGATGTTGCATTCCATCATGAATTTCTCCCCTGTAGTCATGTACTTCCTCCAGTAGCTTTTATAATCGTGTATCCCCAAATCAAGCCAAGGTTTCATGACACCATTGTAGTGTAGAGTAGGAGCCTTTTCTATATCGTCTCGACTAATTCCATAATCATGTCCAAGGCCTGACTGAACCCATGAGTCTTCCAAAGGGTATATCAGATCTTGAAAGGCAAGTATACTAACAGGGAGTGCTTTCAGTTGCTTTGATGTCAGGTTCTCCTTTTGCAGCTATAAGAAAAGCATAGGCAGTGCATCAGAAGATACATACACAAGATAAGTAGGTCAGTGAAAATGGGTAATTCCAGCTATGCCCCTGAAATTTCACAGTTCCCTTGCCTGTCATTGAGACATCAATGGCATATAAGAGAACTTCAGAATTTTCAGCGGCATAGGAGGAATTTATCTGGAAAAAGGAAGATAATGCTAGAGCTACTACAtgaaaaccaaacaaaaaactcttAAGATACGCATTATAATTTCATGTGAATCTTTGGATAGGACTAAGGGGTACTGACCTTTTGGAGTGATTGATGATACAAACTGGTGACACGGAGGTCTCTCCATTTTTCCAATTCAATGACATTCAGACCAGACAACCACACACATGCATCGGAGTTGAAACTATGTTCGGCAATATAAGCTCTTAACTGTCCTAATGTAACTCCACAGAACTGGACAGCACCGACCACTTTACCATCCATATCGAGGTTCCACAGAGATGACAAGTCTTTTTGGACAATCAAATCATCATCCAGAACTACTACTCTATTCAAGCTACGAAGAAGGTCAGGCAACAGGAAATGTGAATGGCCAAAAACAGATATGTACTCAGTTTTCATCTGCCTCTGGGAAGATTCAGAATAATTACGAATTGTAACACGGAATTCCTCTGAAGGCCATAATTGTTGCATCTCAAGTGAATCTTCATGCTTTGGGAACTTCAGATGATCCTCAATGTTAGTTACATGAACAGTAGCCTCCAAGTATGAATTTCTGTCGAACCAATGCTTCATCGCGTAAAAGTTTTGCGCATCAGTGAACAAGTGGAAAACAATACTGCCAGAATCCTGAAAATGTGTGTACATAAGTTAGCAATAAGATGGATATCTCAAAACCTTTTCAGTTATTTGAAAATAACAGTATACCTGGGAATTCAAAACTGTTGAATTAATAGTGGTTGAAACTGCAAGCACGTTTCTGGAAAATATTACATAGTGCTGGAAGGTAGGACTTTCAAGCATCTGCTTATTTAGTTGGTCCGTGCGGATTGATCGAGATTCGAAATATTCTAATGTCAATCTCATGTTCAAGCAATGGTGAGTTTTCGGCATAGTCTGGACACCAAGATGATATAGAAATGCACTCTGTCTTGTATGGAAATAAGCTTCATCTTCAGTTATATCAAGTAGCTGCCTAAGTTTCCGTTCAACATTAGAGCATCCTACTTCACAAGACTTGGCTCTCTCAATTGTGTTCTCCATTTTCTCTAGCTTTTTTGCAAAACTGAAAAGATCAAGCAGCCATTACCTTCAGAAACAAATTGAGgacaaaataaacaaaaatgaaTTGCAATGCGATATTTTTTTAGAAGTAAGTCACATGCATCATAATGATCTATGCTACATTCTTCATTGCTTGAAGAAAACCAGATGTCAATTGAAACAAGAAATGGAGCCAGCTTAATGAATTGCTATAGCAATGTAGGCAAAAAAgtttagaaaaacaaaaaagatcaTATAAGATTTTTTCAATCTAAGATGGTACTAACATTGGTGGCAGATCAGCATCTGTGATGGTGTCACTCAGCATGCGTTCATGTTCTTGAATGCTTTGTTTCAGTTCACGTGTAAATCTTTCCTGCTGCTTTATTTTTGCAATACTAGGATAATGAGCTCTTGCAATAAAAAGTTGATCTTTAAGCTTCTTCACAATAGCATCTTTCATAACTTCCCTATGCTCAGTAGACCAGAGGCAGTAACTTCCATATTCATGTTCACAGGACTTGGGATTCCCCTCATGCACTGTCTCTTGACCATGGTTCTCTTTCCCATTAACAACAGTATCATGTCGCAAAACAGTTTTAGATTCCTACGGCACAAAAGTAGAGCAGAGCAGTTATGAAGGATCCCTAGTAGAAAAAATGCCTGGCCTTAAATTTAAAGCACAAATCATCACAGGAATACAGGAGTCACATCCTGAACCAACAATTACAAAGCTGTAGTGCCAACATTTGAACTAACTGCAATTGGCTCTTACAGGGGTTTGCTGAAGTCTTGAAGTACTAAGGATGAAAACGTATATGCTTACTTCTAACTGATGTACATTATAGAACACTGTATGTAAAACCAATTCACAACATGGTATACGGCCATAAATGATGAGTGGTAGTAGGATTGCCGCAAAAGCCTCATACCATGAACTGAGCTCACATTTTTCTTGTGTAAAGCCTACAGTCTAAACAACTGTTATTCAAATACAAAAAATACAGAGTTGCAGACTACTTTAATATAAAAAAATGCAGCCAAATAAAGAGATTGTCTGTTACCTTTGATCTCCAGGACAGGTCCTTCCTTTGATATCTTTTCAGCATATCAGGTCCTGAAATACCACTGGAAACGGTAAGATGGATACTGGCACTGTCTTTTTTTCGAACAAAAATACTAGCAATGCTTTGCTGTTTGTACGCTCCTAATGCTTACCATTGCTTTTGAAGATGTCATTATTTAGCTCCACTAAAGAGAAAGCACCCTTGAGCTTTGCTTTTGATTTGATAGCATGATTCTTAGACTTTGATCTAGGAGACATCTCAGCTGAAATCCCGTTGGATCCAGACGCCTTCTTTTTGGAAACATCCTGCATacaaagttaaaaaaagaaaggaggttAGTCA from Setaria italica strain Yugu1 chromosome VII, Setaria_italica_v2.0, whole genome shotgun sequence includes the following:
- the LOC101761573 gene encoding calcium uniporter protein 6, mitochondrial isoform X1; this encodes MSLWRAAASRLLLRRSPPLSPSTAASSYALLLHARPFSPPPPPPPPPPRPAPAEAEVTPAEARRLVRLVGVEALKHRLRDGRDEVVGYSELLDACVEAGAARTHAEAEELARAMDDAGVVLLFRDKAYLHPEKVVDLVKRAVPLALGPENDPRKEEFKQLQEKKEEIDKLAHKQVRCILWSGLGFFMCQVGLFFRLTFWEFSWDVMEPIAFFTTASGLLVGYAYFLITSRDPTYQDFMERLFLSRQRKLCAAQKFDMERYMELQKHCRCPLEGHHPHGPKLHGL
- the LOC101761573 gene encoding calcium uniporter protein 6, mitochondrial isoform X2; protein product: MVIHSCYYFAIPLCSFQSSSTIVCSSPTLVRTKTIYCSKRKSGILLVSALEASKYPPEVKVLLYSLSVGITSIKTYLHPEKVVDLVKRAVPLALGPENDPRKEEFKQLQEKKEEIDKLAHKQVRCILWSGLGFFMCQVGLFFRLTFWEFSWDVMEPIAFFTTASGLLVGYAYFLITSRDPTYQDFMERLFLSRQRKLCAAQKFDMERYMELQKHCRCPLEGHHPHGPKLHGL
- the LOC101784121 gene encoding probable galacturonosyltransferase 7, with the protein product MKKGHQLQQQHSSPLSLPPPNKRRCSGLAAAVPALVVCSILLPLVFLLGLHRPGPGYGSEERAAVVISTELASFGARSNKQHLENGGAMKHKLLKDVSKKKASGSNGISAEMSPRSKSKNHAIKSKAKLKGAFSLVELNNDIFKSNGPDMLKRYQRKDLSWRSKESKTVLRHDTVVNGKENHGQETVHEGNPKSCEHEYGSYCLWSTEHREVMKDAIVKKLKDQLFIARAHYPSIAKIKQQERFTRELKQSIQEHERMLSDTITDADLPPIFAKKLEKMENTIERAKSCEVGCSNVERKLRQLLDITEDEAYFHTRQSAFLYHLGVQTMPKTHHCLNMRLTLEYFESRSIRTDQLNKQMLESPTFQHYVIFSRNVLAVSTTINSTVLNSQDSGSIVFHLFTDAQNFYAMKHWFDRNSYLEATVHVTNIEDHLKFPKHEDSLEMQQLWPSEEFRVTIRNYSESSQRQMKTEYISVFGHSHFLLPDLLRSLNRVVVLDDDLIVQKDLSSLWNLDMDGKVVGAVQFCGVTLGQLRAYIAEHSFNSDACVWLSGLNVIELEKWRDLRVTSLYHQSLQKLQKENLTSKQLKALPVSILAFQDLIYPLEDSWVQSGLGHDYGISRDDIEKAPTLHYNGVMKPWLDLGIHDYKSYWRKYMTTGEKFMMECNIH